In Mercenaria mercenaria strain notata chromosome 15, MADL_Memer_1, whole genome shotgun sequence, a single genomic region encodes these proteins:
- the LOC123545726 gene encoding filaggrin-2-like isoform X1 produces MSFRYRKISCPFISIMCYFTQVVLVGLCECFHLQNQPRVRRSVCRRAPPCCPGHVCRAYQRFDASRPVAACARSLDSRPLYAPGSQAQQRICGAGSRGLTSIGSRSPGSPRRQPVTRGLRQLRGSLSPGFEMNSGIGQSQTGVRQGGGIRGTGREGNRFGPSSRLSWDQGRTQLPQRFPGQTMQMPGQDVMGQGQMGFPDFPPMPSFGDQLSQPDLFPAGLSPEQSLGGQPNTFASLPGQQGFGQGQRSFGTMDEQRFGLGGSVRGQGQQGFGGQFPSGQSFQSGQRGRGGQASFDQGQVDLRQPQSSFGGQSFDSQSFGSQSMGGRSLGGQSFGRRQSFGAGQSFGGRQTFGGADFGQLPSSAGGGSAPRPFLVEQPPISASSISGVQEQGQGQSGAAQPQQPRT; encoded by the exons ATGTCATTTAGGTATAGGAAGATTTCATGTCCATTTATATCAATTATGTGTTATTTTACACAGGTTGTGTTGGTGGGTTTGTGTGAGTGTTTCCACCTTCAGAACCAGCCCAGGGTGAGACGATCAGTCTGTAGG CGAGCCCCACCGTGTTGCCCCGGGCATGTGTGCCGAGCCTACCAGAGGTTTGATGCTTCCAGACCTGTAGCTGCTTGTGCAAGAAGCCTCGACAGCAGAC ctcTGTATGCACCTGGATCACAAGCTCAGCAAAGAATTTGTGGTGCTGGTTCCCGTGGTCTCACCAGTATTGGTTCCCGTTCCCCAGGATCTCCCAGAAGGCAGCCTGTAACGCGAGGACTTCGCCAGTTAAGAGGTAGTCTGTCACCAGGGTTTGAAATGAACTCTGGGATTGGTCAGTCACAAACTGGAGTAAGGCAAGGAGGAGGTATACGTGGCACTGGAAGAGAAGGAAATAGATTTGGACCTTCTTCACGCTTATCATGGGATCAAGGCAGAACACAGCTTCCACAAAGATTTCCAGGACAGACTATGCAGATGCCAGGACAAGATGTTATGGGTCAAGGTCAGATGGGATTCCCTGATTTTCCACCTATGCCATCATTTGGAGATCAACTTTCTCAGCCAGACTTGTTCCCTGCTGGCCTTAGTCCAGAACAAAGCTTAGGAGGTCAACCAAACACATTTGCTTCATTGCCTGGACAGCAAGGATTTggtcagggtcaaaggtcatttggTACAATGGATGAACAAAGGTTTGGTTTAGGTGGGTCTGTACGAGGACAAGGTCAGCAAGGTTTTGGAGGTCAGTTTCCATCAGGACAGAGCTTCCAATCAGGACAGAGAGGTCGTGGAGGTCAAGCTAGTTTTGATCAAGGTCAGGTTGATTTGAGACAGCCCCAGTCTTCATTTGGGGGTCAATCGTTCGACAGTCAATCATTTGGTAGTCAGTCTATGGGTGGTCGTTCATTAGGTGGTCAGTCGTTTGGTAGAAGGCAGTCTTTTGGTGCAGGACAGTCTTTTGGTGGAAGGCAAACCTTTGGAGGAGCAGATTTCGGTCAGTTGCCAAGTTCAGCTGGTGGAGGAAGCGCTCCACGACCTTTCCTTGTGGAGCAACCACCCATATCAGCCTCTTCGATAAGTGGTGTCCAGGAACAAGGGCAAGGACAGTCGGGTGCAGCACAGCCTCAGCAACCTAGAACTTAG
- the LOC123545726 gene encoding filaggrin-2-like isoform X2 yields the protein MWISFSVLMVVLVGLCECFHLQNQPRVRRSVCRRAPPCCPGHVCRAYQRFDASRPVAACARSLDSRPLYAPGSQAQQRICGAGSRGLTSIGSRSPGSPRRQPVTRGLRQLRGSLSPGFEMNSGIGQSQTGVRQGGGIRGTGREGNRFGPSSRLSWDQGRTQLPQRFPGQTMQMPGQDVMGQGQMGFPDFPPMPSFGDQLSQPDLFPAGLSPEQSLGGQPNTFASLPGQQGFGQGQRSFGTMDEQRFGLGGSVRGQGQQGFGGQFPSGQSFQSGQRGRGGQASFDQGQVDLRQPQSSFGGQSFDSQSFGSQSMGGRSLGGQSFGRRQSFGAGQSFGGRQTFGGADFGQLPSSAGGGSAPRPFLVEQPPISASSISGVQEQGQGQSGAAQPQQPRT from the exons ATGTGGATATCATTTTCAGTCTTAATG GTTGTGTTGGTGGGTTTGTGTGAGTGTTTCCACCTTCAGAACCAGCCCAGGGTGAGACGATCAGTCTGTAGG CGAGCCCCACCGTGTTGCCCCGGGCATGTGTGCCGAGCCTACCAGAGGTTTGATGCTTCCAGACCTGTAGCTGCTTGTGCAAGAAGCCTCGACAGCAGAC ctcTGTATGCACCTGGATCACAAGCTCAGCAAAGAATTTGTGGTGCTGGTTCCCGTGGTCTCACCAGTATTGGTTCCCGTTCCCCAGGATCTCCCAGAAGGCAGCCTGTAACGCGAGGACTTCGCCAGTTAAGAGGTAGTCTGTCACCAGGGTTTGAAATGAACTCTGGGATTGGTCAGTCACAAACTGGAGTAAGGCAAGGAGGAGGTATACGTGGCACTGGAAGAGAAGGAAATAGATTTGGACCTTCTTCACGCTTATCATGGGATCAAGGCAGAACACAGCTTCCACAAAGATTTCCAGGACAGACTATGCAGATGCCAGGACAAGATGTTATGGGTCAAGGTCAGATGGGATTCCCTGATTTTCCACCTATGCCATCATTTGGAGATCAACTTTCTCAGCCAGACTTGTTCCCTGCTGGCCTTAGTCCAGAACAAAGCTTAGGAGGTCAACCAAACACATTTGCTTCATTGCCTGGACAGCAAGGATTTggtcagggtcaaaggtcatttggTACAATGGATGAACAAAGGTTTGGTTTAGGTGGGTCTGTACGAGGACAAGGTCAGCAAGGTTTTGGAGGTCAGTTTCCATCAGGACAGAGCTTCCAATCAGGACAGAGAGGTCGTGGAGGTCAAGCTAGTTTTGATCAAGGTCAGGTTGATTTGAGACAGCCCCAGTCTTCATTTGGGGGTCAATCGTTCGACAGTCAATCATTTGGTAGTCAGTCTATGGGTGGTCGTTCATTAGGTGGTCAGTCGTTTGGTAGAAGGCAGTCTTTTGGTGCAGGACAGTCTTTTGGTGGAAGGCAAACCTTTGGAGGAGCAGATTTCGGTCAGTTGCCAAGTTCAGCTGGTGGAGGAAGCGCTCCACGACCTTTCCTTGTGGAGCAACCACCCATATCAGCCTCTTCGATAAGTGGTGTCCAGGAACAAGGGCAAGGACAGTCGGGTGCAGCACAGCCTCAGCAACCTAGAACTTAG
- the LOC123545738 gene encoding ankyrin repeat domain-containing protein 2-like, with amino-acid sequence MSRKWKHLHQEIEDDLEDHNCYNETGRVTERDKHLLFTCVKEENVSQLRRFLDRGLNTDITNVNKQTPLHIAAGLRPSDVSKEILYLLISFGCAVDSQDRFGETALHVASEVSAASVQMLLDAGCKVNIQDNAGRTPLMIGCRSSSAEVLNIVQFLLDRGANISVKDADGQTALHKACTNTGDEKTELIYMLLYAGADVNAADKLGCTPADIYLLSPAISEHNSHSAEQQTLDIRPLVRGGAKFLETHHITRELINSYGVFLPVKHRVNVLSHLIHICEPVCRISSVKKVKHFIECLENPTEETNKNIKTLKNRLQTVRTLKSLCRIIVRDSLQNRIFLNTDKLKLPIHLEKYIQYSECV; translated from the exons ATGTCAAGAAAGTGGAAGCATCTGCATCAAGAAATAGAA GATGACCTGGAAGACCACAACTGTTATAACGAAACTGGTAGAGTAACAGAGAGAGACAAACATCTTCTGTTTACCTGTGTTAAGGAAGAGAATGTGTCACAGTTACGGCGCTTCCTCGATCGTGGTTTGAATACAGACATAACAAATGTCAACAAGCAAACACCACTGCATATAGCTGCTGGTCTCAGGCCCTCTGATG taaGTAAAGAGATCCTTTATTTGTTGATCAGTTTTGGCTGTGCTGTGGATTCCCAGGACAGGTTTGGTGAAACAGCATTACATGTTGCAAGTGAGGTGTCAGCAGCTAGTGTGCAGATGCTTCTTGATGCTGGCTGTAAAGTCAATATCCAGGATAATGCAG GGAGAACACCATTAATGATAGGATGTCGTAGTTCATCAGCGGAGGTGTTAAACATTGTACAGTTCTTACTGGACAGAGGAGCAAATATATCTGTGAAAGACGCAGATGGTCAAACAG CTTTGCACAAAGCCTGTACAAATACTGGAGACGAGAAGACTGAGTTGATCTACATGTTGCTGTATGCTGGAGCTGATGTTAACGCTGCTGATAAATTAG GATGTACTCCAGCAGATATATATTTACTGTCCCCAGCTATAAGTGAACATAATTCCCACAGTGCGGAACAGCAGACACTTGATATAAGACCACTTGTGCGAGGTGGAGCCAAGTTCTTAGAGACTCACCATATAACTCGGGAACTAATAAATTCCTATGGTGTATTTTTACCTGTAAAACATAGAGTAAATGTACTGTCACATTTAATTCATATATGTGAACCTGTATGTAGAATATCCAgtgtgaaaaaagtaaaacattttattgaatgtttAGAAAACCCCACTGAAGAaaccaataaaaatataaaaactttgaaaaacagaCTACAGACAGTAAGAACATTAAAATCACTTTGCAGAATCATAGTGAGGGATTCACTGCAGAATAGAATATTCTTAAATACTGATAAACTTAAATTACCCATTCATCTagaaaaatatattcaatatagTGAATGTGTTTGA